The Candidatus Hydrogenedentota bacterium genome window below encodes:
- a CDS encoding DUF1080 domain-containing protein: protein MSLDGVLVHEEDPAKAPQPRVVTPGTPSTQAQPGTAPSDAVVLFDGKDLANWSAEDGEKTKWVVENGVMQPTKDSGMIRSKGEYGSCQLHVEFQTPAPPEGEGQGRGNSGVFLMGQYEVQVLDSFENTTYPDGQAGALYGRKPPLVNACLKPGEWQCYDIVFHRPVFDESGKVVKRATFTIFHNGVLIQDHYDLSGGNGWVGPHAVTDYVAHGDKGPIMLQDHGNPVRFRNIWLRELAD from the coding sequence ATGTCCCTGGACGGCGTGCTGGTGCACGAGGAGGACCCCGCCAAGGCCCCGCAGCCGCGCGTGGTGACGCCCGGCACCCCCAGCACGCAGGCCCAGCCCGGCACCGCGCCGTCGGACGCCGTCGTGCTGTTTGACGGGAAGGACCTGGCCAACTGGTCGGCGGAGGACGGGGAGAAGACCAAGTGGGTGGTGGAGAACGGTGTGATGCAGCCGACGAAGGACTCGGGCATGATCCGCAGCAAGGGCGAGTACGGCTCCTGCCAGCTCCATGTGGAGTTCCAGACCCCCGCGCCGCCCGAGGGCGAGGGCCAGGGCCGCGGCAACAGCGGCGTCTTCCTCATGGGCCAGTACGAGGTGCAGGTGCTCGACAGTTTTGAGAACACCACCTATCCCGACGGGCAGGCGGGCGCGCTCTACGGCCGCAAGCCCCCGCTCGTCAACGCCTGCCTCAAGCCCGGCGAGTGGCAATGCTACGACATCGTCTTCCACCGCCCGGTCTTTGACGAGAGCGGCAAGGTCGTCAAGCGCGCCACCTTCACCATCTTCCACAACGGCGTGCTGATCCAGGACCACTACGACCTCTCCGGCGGCAACGGCTGGGTCGGCCCCCACGCCGTCACCGACTACGTCGCCCACGGAGACAAGGGCCCGATCATGCTCCAGGACCACGGCAACCCCGTCCGCTTCCGCAACATCTGGCTGCGCGAGCTGGCCGACTGA